The Niastella koreensis GR20-10 genome includes a window with the following:
- a CDS encoding SLC5 family protein, giving the protein MQLAPIDIIIFVIYILLIIGLGLYASRKGKDTKRDYFLAGDKLPWWMIGGSIIAANISSHHLVGAMGAAYSRGFVAIAMEWGAILIGFNALLWVFLPFYLRNGFYTVPEYLQKRFGNGTRTVYSVLILLTYILVEIGAVLYLGALSLYSLFGIPVIYSIVALALLTGVYTIIGGLRAVIWTEMLQLGILIIGGIALSVATVHASGGVKAVLKTTANWKMFYPANDPDFPWTMYLGGLLCISVFYCATNQFIVQRVLAAKNEWHGRMGVIFGDYLKFLVPLIITIPALVAPAILPSLEKPDLLFATLVEKLLPSGLVGIVMAGLISAIMSHISGAVNSCTTILTMDIYLPYINKTATDTQAVRFGRLSGIMILLVGIGSAILLIHYSDRPVFLYLMNLYGLFTPGIATMFLLGVFWKRATEKGALAAGLLTIPLSIALNLAFPQMPFFNRTGIVFWSCMIISIIVSLVTKPKSELQLNGLMWNRSVLRVPENERQFNTGWRNTGLWWALITVLVLYFYIRYA; this is encoded by the coding sequence ATGCAGTTAGCTCCTATTGATATTATTATTTTCGTCATCTACATCCTGTTGATCATTGGCCTGGGTTTGTATGCTTCGCGCAAGGGAAAAGATACCAAACGCGATTATTTCCTGGCGGGCGATAAGTTGCCCTGGTGGATGATCGGCGGCAGCATCATTGCAGCCAATATCAGCAGCCATCACCTGGTGGGCGCCATGGGCGCTGCCTACAGCCGCGGTTTTGTGGCCATTGCCATGGAGTGGGGCGCCATCCTGATCGGGTTCAATGCATTGCTCTGGGTGTTTCTGCCCTTTTATTTGCGCAATGGTTTTTATACCGTGCCCGAATACCTGCAAAAGAGATTTGGCAACGGCACCCGCACCGTGTATTCAGTATTGATCTTATTGACTTATATCCTGGTGGAGATTGGCGCCGTATTATACCTGGGGGCGCTCAGCCTGTATTCATTGTTTGGGATACCCGTCATTTACAGCATTGTGGCGCTGGCGCTGCTTACCGGAGTTTATACCATTATTGGCGGATTACGGGCAGTTATCTGGACCGAAATGTTGCAGTTGGGGATCCTGATAATCGGCGGTATTGCGTTGTCGGTTGCCACGGTGCATGCATCGGGCGGGGTAAAGGCAGTGCTAAAGACCACTGCCAACTGGAAAATGTTTTATCCCGCCAATGATCCCGATTTTCCCTGGACCATGTACCTGGGAGGATTGCTTTGTATCAGTGTTTTTTATTGCGCCACCAACCAGTTTATAGTACAACGGGTGCTGGCTGCAAAAAATGAATGGCATGGCCGCATGGGCGTAATCTTTGGTGATTACCTCAAATTCCTGGTGCCGTTGATCATCACCATTCCTGCATTGGTAGCGCCTGCTATTTTACCTTCCCTTGAAAAACCAGACCTGTTATTTGCCACGCTGGTTGAAAAATTATTGCCGTCGGGACTGGTGGGGATTGTAATGGCAGGATTGATCTCGGCGATTATGTCGCATATTTCGGGCGCGGTGAACTCGTGCACCACGATATTGACGATGGATATTTATTTGCCTTACATCAATAAAACGGCTACCGATACCCAGGCGGTGCGATTTGGCCGGTTGTCGGGCATCATGATCCTGTTGGTAGGAATAGGCAGCGCTATCCTGTTAATACATTATTCTGACCGGCCGGTTTTTCTTTACCTGATGAACCTGTATGGATTGTTCACGCCTGGTATTGCCACTATGTTCTTACTAGGCGTGTTCTGGAAAAGAGCTACGGAAAAAGGGGCGCTGGCCGCGGGGTTACTTACCATTCCACTCTCCATTGCACTCAACCTGGCTTTTCCGCAAATGCCCTTTTTCAATCGAACCGGCATTGTGTTCTGGAGTTGTATGATTATTAGTATAATTGTAAGCCTGGTAACCAAACCCAAATCCGAGCTGCAGTTAAATGGGTTGATGTGGAACAGATCGGTGCTGCGGGTTCCGGAGAATGAAAGACAATTCAACACCGGTTGGCGCAATACAGGTTTGTGGTGGGCGCTGATAACGGTACTGGTACTTTATTTTTATATACGATATGCGTAA
- a CDS encoding SDR family NAD(P)-dependent oxidoreductase, producing the protein MKPWENKVVLISGGLGDIALATALAFGREGAKIALSDIRMPADANGKLELLQRENITFLYNQVDIAVAAAVSEWVNAVHLSWGRIDVAVVNAATVTMQSIADISAAAWQAEIQVNLNGAFFLAQQAAIYFSKHHIKGNIVFLGSWAAHAVHPYIPAYSVAKAGMRMLCKCMALEFAAQDIRVNEIAPGYVNAGLSKEVWDQRADLAETAKLKVPLQRLIEAYEVAAQILWICADANRHLTGSCLLMDGGLSLLRP; encoded by the coding sequence ATGAAACCCTGGGAAAATAAAGTAGTATTGATCAGTGGTGGCCTGGGCGATATTGCCCTGGCCACGGCGCTGGCATTTGGCAGGGAAGGCGCGAAGATCGCTTTGTCTGATATCAGAATGCCGGCGGATGCCAACGGTAAATTAGAGTTATTACAAAGGGAGAATATCACGTTTTTATATAACCAGGTTGATATTGCAGTTGCGGCAGCGGTAAGCGAATGGGTGAATGCAGTTCATTTAAGCTGGGGGCGGATAGACGTGGCTGTGGTAAATGCGGCCACGGTTACCATGCAATCCATTGCCGACATTTCAGCCGCAGCATGGCAGGCCGAAATTCAGGTGAACCTGAATGGCGCTTTCTTTCTGGCGCAACAGGCGGCCATTTATTTTTCAAAGCATCACATAAAAGGAAATATTGTTTTCCTGGGCAGCTGGGCAGCGCATGCCGTTCATCCTTACATTCCCGCTTATAGTGTGGCCAAAGCCGGGATGCGGATGTTGTGTAAGTGTATGGCGCTGGAATTTGCCGCACAGGATATTCGGGTGAATGAAATTGCCCCCGGTTATGTAAATGCGGGATTGAGTAAAGAAGTGTGGGACCAGCGTGCTGATCTCGCAGAAACTGCGAAGCTAAAAGTGCCGTTGCAACGATTAATAGAAGCGTATGAAGTAGCGGCACAGATCCTTTGGATCTGCGCCGATGCCAACAGGCATCTTACCGGAAGTTGTTTGTTGATGGATGGTGGCTTGTCACTGCTTCGCCCCTAA
- the dgoD gene encoding galactonate dehydratase has product MKITAIETHVCHARMRNWIFVKIITDQPGLYGWGEATLEWHTQAVVGAIKDIETLLIGEDPRRIEYLWQMMYRQHFWHGNGVVRGTAISGIDIALWDILGKIHGVPCHELWGGRVRDYIRLYCHLGGGKMEDFYETDTSDAKRFGELALQAVEEGFTAFKSMAVPPTMPIEGLMPVKHAEACVKAMREAVGDQIDIMVDCHARPSPRMGMLFAQALEPYGLYFFEEPCWPESMEDIALIQRAVKTPIATGERLVGVHAFRELLEKRAVSVIQPDITHCGGLSEARKIGALAEAYRVAMAPHNPQGPVSTAASIELGFATPSYIICESVHSDVPWRSDIVSEGFTVEPKGRIVYPNKKPGLGIEIDEKEIKKHPFQQEVLQRVFYKDGSIGDW; this is encoded by the coding sequence ATGAAAATAACAGCAATAGAAACACATGTTTGTCACGCACGCATGCGTAACTGGATCTTTGTAAAAATTATTACCGACCAGCCTGGGTTGTATGGCTGGGGCGAAGCAACGCTCGAATGGCACACCCAGGCCGTGGTGGGTGCTATAAAAGACATCGAGACTTTACTGATAGGCGAAGATCCCCGCCGGATTGAATACTTATGGCAAATGATGTACCGGCAGCATTTCTGGCATGGAAACGGTGTCGTGCGCGGTACCGCTATCAGTGGTATCGATATTGCCCTGTGGGATATTCTTGGTAAAATACATGGTGTGCCCTGTCATGAATTATGGGGCGGCCGGGTAAGGGATTATATCCGGTTGTATTGTCACCTTGGTGGTGGTAAAATGGAAGACTTTTATGAAACCGATACCTCCGATGCCAAACGGTTTGGCGAGCTGGCTTTACAGGCGGTTGAAGAAGGGTTTACGGCGTTTAAATCGATGGCGGTGCCGCCCACTATGCCCATAGAAGGACTGATGCCGGTGAAACATGCCGAAGCCTGTGTAAAAGCTATGCGGGAAGCGGTAGGCGATCAGATAGATATTATGGTTGACTGTCATGCGCGTCCTTCGCCCCGCATGGGCATGCTGTTTGCGCAGGCGCTTGAACCGTACGGTTTATATTTTTTTGAAGAACCCTGCTGGCCTGAATCCATGGAAGATATTGCCCTGATACAACGGGCGGTAAAAACGCCGATTGCGACCGGCGAGCGGCTGGTAGGTGTACATGCATTCAGGGAGTTGCTGGAAAAACGTGCGGTTAGTGTAATTCAACCCGATATTACGCATTGCGGAGGTTTGTCTGAAGCGCGCAAGATCGGTGCATTGGCCGAAGCCTATCGCGTGGCCATGGCGCCGCATAATCCGCAGGGACCGGTAAGCACAGCGGCATCTATTGAATTAGGCTTTGCCACGCCGTCATATATTATTTGCGAAAGTGTGCACAGTGATGTGCCCTGGCGGAGTGATATTGTATCGGAAGGGTTTACGGTAGAACCCAAAGGCCGGATCGTTTATCCAAACAAAAAACCAGGCCTGGGGATCGAGATCGATGAAAAAGAGATCAAAAAACATCCGTTCCAGCAGGAAGTATTGCAACGGGTATTTTATAAAGATGGCAGCATAGGCGATTGGTAA
- a CDS encoding aspartate aminotransferase family protein: MSKWSGSAELVQKNEAWIPGGVVSLNRKSDPNICFTRGVGSRVYDMDGNEYIDYQAGFAASFLGHNDADINKAVANSLASNAVLMGAGPTELEGTFAALFCKYVPTIEKIQITTTGSEATYHAIRIARSVTGRDHVIVMQGGYNGWHNDVSCNVISTLEDIGPRVSPGEYPYDTTSAGIPAAHKSLVHVVNYNDLASVEYVIKRYPVACIILEPVLQNIGIVQPKAGYLEGLRKLADENGFLLVFDEVKTGFRHALAGYQSICGVQPDLATFGKAVANGYPLGVIGGKKKYMDYFVHSDKAKRVLIAGTYNAFPLTIAAGIATLQKLASPEFKVYEHVYALGEQMEKGLKEILPALGVPFHIARIGSAFCVYFMDHQPVDFHDVLLHHNFELDKKYRRALIENGVYHFPLPIKQGSISFAHTKADIEKTLEVTSKIVKSL; this comes from the coding sequence ATGAGTAAATGGAGCGGATCTGCAGAATTGGTCCAAAAAAATGAAGCATGGATACCTGGCGGAGTAGTTTCCCTTAACAGAAAATCTGACCCTAATATTTGTTTCACACGGGGAGTTGGAAGCCGGGTGTATGATATGGATGGTAATGAATATATCGATTACCAGGCAGGTTTTGCCGCCTCTTTCCTTGGTCACAACGATGCTGATATAAATAAAGCCGTAGCAAATTCACTCGCTTCTAATGCTGTGTTGATGGGCGCCGGCCCCACGGAGCTGGAAGGGACCTTTGCTGCCCTGTTTTGCAAATATGTACCTACTATTGAAAAGATTCAGATCACCACAACCGGATCTGAAGCTACCTATCACGCCATCCGTATTGCCCGGTCTGTAACCGGCCGCGATCATGTGATCGTAATGCAGGGCGGTTACAATGGCTGGCACAATGATGTGAGCTGTAATGTGATCAGTACGCTGGAAGATATTGGCCCCCGCGTAAGCCCCGGGGAATATCCTTACGATACTACTTCGGCGGGTATTCCTGCAGCACACAAGTCGTTGGTGCATGTGGTGAATTACAACGACCTGGCTTCTGTTGAATATGTAATAAAACGCTATCCCGTAGCCTGCATCATCCTGGAACCTGTACTGCAGAATATCGGGATTGTTCAGCCCAAAGCCGGTTACCTCGAAGGGTTGCGCAAACTGGCCGATGAAAATGGTTTCCTGCTGGTGTTTGATGAAGTGAAAACCGGTTTCCGTCATGCGCTGGCTGGTTATCAGTCCATCTGCGGCGTACAACCCGACCTGGCTACTTTTGGTAAGGCAGTTGCCAATGGCTATCCCCTGGGCGTAATAGGTGGTAAAAAGAAATACATGGACTATTTTGTACACTCCGATAAAGCAAAACGCGTGTTGATCGCAGGCACCTATAACGCCTTCCCGCTTACCATCGCCGCCGGTATTGCCACCTTGCAAAAGCTGGCTTCACCGGAGTTTAAAGTATACGAGCATGTGTATGCATTGGGCGAACAAATGGAAAAGGGTTTGAAAGAAATATTGCCCGCTTTAGGCGTACCTTTCCATATAGCACGGATAGGTTCTGCATTTTGTGTATATTTTATGGACCATCAGCCGGTTGACTTTCATGATGTGTTGTTGCATCACAATTTTGAGTTGGATAAAAAGTACCGCCGGGCGCTGATCGAGAATGGGGTATACCATTTCCCTTTACCTATTAAGCAGGGTAGCATTTCATTTGCGCACACAAAGGCAGATATTGAAAAAACACTGGAAGTAACCAGCAAAATAGTTAAATCATTATAG
- a CDS encoding PQQ-dependent sugar dehydrogenase — MKLTRSWCALIVLLFPFFSCKQESKKETLIGYYQLREQPVKVTSIQDKLDVPWEIKYDNGSIWYSLQKGEIWRTNLETGATHKVLTVADVFRLRTMGALGMAVDHSGDSIHVYLVFNQRTDTTKLDSSVLVTKLVRYTYDAQQDTLGQPTTMLQWMANTGHNGSRVLIGNKNDLYVTTGDISGFMVAQDLKSLNGKVLHLMKDGTVPASNPFKNSYVWSYGHRNQQGICFGENGLLYASEHGDALDDEVNLIEPSRNYGWPVVEGKLDMPEEKHKVDSLKLTVTEPMISWTPTIAPAAIVYYGKGPIKDFQNSLLLVTLKGSALYAIHLDESGRKVTGHDIYFKNTWGRLRSICVDDKGQVYLGTSNRDWNPSAGYPKPGDDHILKITAANSNDIDKSQLKEAHTKAEAATGDKGRELFLNYCSGCHKPGGEGLAGNFPPLKNNPTLLNSEKLVNILTHGRNGDQKIMGATYSQSMPAFSFLTDEQMLDLLNFMKTQLVKDKPLYLAELKELRLKAKD; from the coding sequence ATGAAACTGACAAGATCCTGGTGTGCCTTAATTGTTTTATTGTTTCCTTTCTTTTCCTGTAAACAGGAAAGTAAAAAGGAAACCCTGATTGGTTATTACCAGTTGAGGGAGCAACCGGTAAAGGTTACTTCCATCCAGGATAAACTCGATGTGCCCTGGGAAATAAAATACGACAATGGGTCTATTTGGTACAGTCTGCAAAAAGGAGAGATCTGGCGAACAAACCTGGAAACAGGTGCTACCCATAAAGTGCTTACGGTGGCGGATGTGTTCCGCTTAAGAACCATGGGCGCCCTGGGAATGGCTGTTGATCACAGCGGCGACTCCATACACGTGTACCTGGTTTTTAACCAGCGTACCGACACCACCAAACTCGATAGCTCGGTACTGGTGACCAAACTGGTGCGCTATACCTACGATGCGCAACAGGATACCCTGGGGCAGCCAACAACCATGCTGCAATGGATGGCCAATACCGGTCACAACGGCTCAAGGGTATTGATAGGTAATAAGAACGATCTGTATGTAACTACCGGCGATATCTCTGGCTTTATGGTGGCGCAGGACCTGAAGTCACTAAATGGAAAAGTATTGCACCTGATGAAGGATGGTACGGTGCCGGCCAGTAACCCCTTTAAAAATTCTTATGTGTGGTCGTATGGGCACCGTAACCAGCAGGGGATCTGTTTTGGTGAAAATGGTTTGTTGTATGCCTCGGAACATGGCGATGCCCTGGATGATGAAGTGAACCTGATTGAACCATCCCGCAACTATGGCTGGCCGGTGGTGGAAGGCAAGCTGGATATGCCTGAAGAAAAACACAAGGTTGACTCTTTAAAGCTGACGGTGACCGAGCCTATGATCAGCTGGACACCCACCATTGCACCAGCCGCTATTGTTTATTATGGCAAAGGCCCCATCAAAGATTTTCAAAACAGTTTGTTACTGGTTACCTTGAAAGGAAGCGCGCTCTATGCAATACATCTCGATGAAAGCGGCAGGAAGGTTACCGGTCATGATATTTATTTTAAAAACACCTGGGGACGGCTTCGTTCCATTTGTGTAGATGACAAAGGGCAGGTGTATCTAGGCACCAGTAACCGCGACTGGAACCCTTCAGCCGGTTATCCCAAACCGGGCGATGATCATATTCTGAAAATAACTGCGGCCAATAGTAATGATATAGACAAATCACAACTAAAAGAAGCGCACACGAAAGCGGAAGCAGCAACCGGCGATAAAGGCAGGGAGCTCTTTTTGAACTATTGTTCAGGTTGTCATAAACCGGGTGGGGAAGGACTGGCCGGAAACTTCCCGCCGCTGAAGAACAATCCCACCCTGCTGAACAGCGAAAAACTGGTCAACATCTTAACCCATGGCCGGAACGGCGATCAGAAAATAATGGGCGCAACCTATTCGCAAAGCATGCCCGCGTTCTCTTTCTTAACAGACGAACAAATGCTGGACCTGTTGAATTTCATGAAAACCCAACTGGTAAAAGACAAACCGCTGTACCTGGCAGAATTGAAAGAACTAAGGCTGAAGGCTAAAGACTAA
- a CDS encoding RagB/SusD family nutrient uptake outer membrane protein encodes MKYLISRFSIALILIASLGACKKSFLDQSPNISLPVDNAITSEASMLEAVAGMYRSMTTYYTFGRNYQVMGDLLSDNVYLSNTNSSRFLGQSAFVWTSESPEALALWRYTYYSILQANRIIWSNLPRTGNVNYLRGECLTARALCYFYLVNWFAKPYTASADAPGVPLVLQSANITGPLVYPARNTVGEVYTQIITDLDSAYNMMSDAPALHGNTSNFLSKYAAKALQARAYLFMGQNDKARDAAMQVITKGGFTLAADNSAYQTYWGGVTGRTDKLESIFEINNPSTANNGVEGLDYIYSPKGFGDLLATDSLYNIYTATDIRRGLIRDSLRSGKQAYVVQKYKNATGTDRDQMRMIRYAEVLLIAAEAYARGGDVDNALTYLNTLAKKRDPAFTGYTNALSATDVINVVLRERQRELAFEGFRYLDLQRTNIDFKREDMGAKAVSNYPSVLTTDFRRIQPIPLSEKNVNPNIEQNKDY; translated from the coding sequence ATGAAGTACTTAATCTCCCGATTTTCTATAGCCCTGATACTGATCGCATCACTGGGGGCCTGCAAAAAGAGTTTCCTCGATCAGTCGCCTAATATCTCATTGCCGGTTGACAATGCCATTACTTCAGAAGCTTCCATGCTGGAAGCGGTAGCCGGGATGTACCGGTCAATGACAACCTATTACACCTTTGGCCGCAACTACCAGGTAATGGGTGATCTGTTGAGTGATAACGTATACCTAAGCAATACCAATTCGAGCCGTTTTTTAGGTCAGAGCGCCTTTGTATGGACTTCTGAATCTCCCGAAGCGCTGGCTTTGTGGCGGTATACTTATTACAGCATTTTGCAGGCAAACCGCATCATCTGGAGCAATTTGCCCCGTACCGGCAATGTGAATTATTTACGGGGTGAATGTTTAACGGCGCGTGCGCTGTGTTACTTCTACCTGGTGAACTGGTTTGCAAAACCATACACCGCATCAGCAGATGCACCCGGCGTGCCGCTGGTATTGCAATCGGCCAATATAACCGGGCCGCTGGTATACCCGGCCCGCAACACCGTAGGCGAAGTATATACGCAGATCATTACCGACCTCGACAGCGCCTATAACATGATGTCAGATGCGCCGGCCCTGCATGGCAACACCAGTAACTTCCTTTCTAAATATGCAGCGAAGGCTTTGCAGGCACGAGCCTACCTGTTTATGGGGCAGAATGATAAAGCCCGTGATGCCGCGATGCAGGTAATAACCAAAGGCGGTTTTACCCTGGCGGCGGACAACAGCGCCTACCAGACTTATTGGGGTGGAGTAACAGGAAGAACCGATAAATTAGAGAGCATTTTTGAAATAAACAATCCATCTACTGCGAACAATGGCGTGGAAGGTCTTGACTATATCTATTCACCCAAAGGTTTTGGCGATCTGCTGGCTACGGATTCATTGTACAATATTTACACCGCCACAGATATTCGCAGAGGGTTGATCCGTGATAGTTTACGCAGCGGCAAACAGGCCTACGTAGTACAGAAATACAAAAATGCTACCGGCACCGACCGCGACCAGATGCGAATGATTAGGTATGCAGAGGTATTACTGATCGCAGCGGAAGCTTATGCCCGTGGCGGCGATGTTGACAATGCGTTAACTTACCTGAACACCCTGGCCAAAAAGCGCGACCCGGCATTTACCGGTTATACCAATGCGCTTTCCGCAACCGATGTCATAAACGTGGTCCTGAGGGAGCGGCAGCGGGAGCTGGCATTTGAAGGTTTCCGGTACCTCGATCTGCAAAGGACCAATATAGATTTTAAGCGCGAGGATATGGGCGCAAAAGCGGTATCCAACTATCCCAGTGTGCTGACAACTGATTTCCGACGCATACAGCCCATTCCTTTATCTGAAAAGAATGTGAACCCCAATATTGAGCAGAACAAAGATTATTAA